From Azospirillum sp. TSA2s, a single genomic window includes:
- a CDS encoding ABC transporter substrate-binding protein produces the protein MTNDHKNRSTGGLALSRRTLGQAAIAGGVLAGFGRAPVFAQDTTLKVGVLLPRSGLLAQAGQACQRGADIAPAVLSDLGYKVEVMSADTESNADVARSRTEKLINDGAHVIVGAFDSGQTAAAAQVCEQRGVPLVMNIAAADKLTEQGYKTVFRNFPTSTMLVSNGMSLMKDLFAATGTTPKTAVFLHANDTFGMANKAAIDALFPKLDMPFQIVESISYDPRAQDLAVEVAKAKATGAELAIVTTRANDAIMMVREMVKQRWEPKGIVSPGSPGLYDEQFYKVLGKYADYAITNLPWYDPKAAMTKRVEAAFKKQFPNDRFEGYAFNVAFTFEAILIAADAFKRAGTAEASAMLAALRQTNLSDKLMVGPAITFDEKGQNTNLISACIQNHKLRPTVVLPKASAEAEPVFPMPGWGKRV, from the coding sequence ATGACCAACGATCATAAGAACCGTTCCACCGGAGGACTCGCCCTTTCCCGCCGCACGCTGGGGCAGGCCGCCATCGCCGGCGGCGTGCTGGCCGGCTTCGGCCGCGCCCCGGTCTTCGCGCAGGACACCACGCTGAAGGTCGGCGTTCTGCTGCCGCGCTCCGGCCTGCTGGCCCAGGCGGGCCAAGCCTGCCAGCGCGGCGCCGACATCGCGCCGGCGGTGCTGTCCGACCTCGGCTATAAGGTGGAGGTCATGTCGGCCGACACCGAATCGAACGCCGACGTCGCCCGCTCGCGCACGGAAAAGCTGATCAACGACGGCGCCCATGTCATTGTCGGCGCCTTCGACAGCGGCCAGACCGCCGCCGCCGCCCAGGTGTGCGAGCAGCGCGGCGTGCCGCTGGTGATGAACATCGCCGCCGCCGACAAGCTGACGGAGCAGGGGTACAAGACCGTCTTCCGCAACTTCCCGACCTCCACCATGCTGGTGTCGAACGGGATGTCGCTGATGAAGGACCTGTTCGCCGCCACCGGCACCACGCCGAAGACCGCCGTCTTCCTGCACGCCAACGACACCTTCGGCATGGCGAACAAGGCCGCCATCGACGCGCTGTTCCCCAAGCTGGACATGCCGTTCCAGATCGTCGAATCGATCTCCTACGACCCGCGGGCGCAGGATCTGGCGGTCGAGGTGGCGAAGGCCAAGGCCACCGGCGCCGAGCTTGCCATCGTCACCACCCGCGCCAACGACGCCATCATGATGGTGCGCGAGATGGTCAAGCAGCGCTGGGAGCCGAAGGGCATCGTCTCCCCCGGTTCGCCCGGCCTGTATGACGAACAGTTCTACAAGGTGCTGGGCAAGTACGCCGACTACGCCATCACCAACCTGCCCTGGTACGACCCCAAAGCGGCGATGACCAAGCGGGTCGAGGCGGCCTTCAAGAAGCAGTTCCCGAACGACCGGTTCGAGGGCTACGCCTTCAACGTCGCCTTCACCTTCGAGGCGATCCTGATCGCCGCCGACGCCTTCAAGCGCGCCGGCACGGCGGAGGCCTCGGCGATGCTGGCGGCTCTGCGCCAGACCAACCTGTCGGACAAGCTGATGGTCGGCCCGGCGATCACCTTCGACGAGAAGGGCCAGAACACCAACCTGATCTCCGCCTGCATCCAGAACCACAAGCTGCGCCCGACCGTGGTCCTGCCCAAGGCCTCGGCCGAAGCGGAGCCGGTCTTCCCGATGCCGGGCTGGGGCAAGCGGGTGTAA
- a CDS encoding tetratricopeptide repeat protein: MPNGSRTVTLDEALAIALDHLKSGRLDEGEDLYARILDADPGNAEAMHRMGFIAGRRGDMDRALDLLTRSVERAPDADALFNLGTLHHRALRTEEAIVAYHRALALRPDFPDAEYHLSEALQGAGRLDEALAALDTLLGRHPHYPAGWRQHGDIEADLGRPGAAVHFYEMALALNPADDLSRERLAAQEEAFRTRSAAMAARLPDGRHDLRDITILIPFRADSDDRRRNLRWIVGFLLKHVDATLLIGEDKDGPSDVPDALGPELAARCRHLHLRGNDTPFTHKAHLINRMAEAADTPIVALHDTDIVVDPVQYVLARDAVRRGGGLVFPYNGLFFWIMGREVLRFGYTLSAAPLNAVCPRFPLMHRNSPGGGAFFDRERLLANGGYNEAFLSWGFEDDEIVERFRRLGLGVERVPGPLYHLEHARPANSSEQNPFFEANRAELERVRNADGGALRADIAAGRLRRPLLSSRDLPPPVASPFD; encoded by the coding sequence ATGCCCAACGGCAGCCGGACCGTCACCCTCGACGAGGCGCTCGCCATCGCGCTCGACCACCTGAAATCCGGGCGCCTGGACGAGGGGGAGGACCTCTATGCCCGAATCCTCGACGCCGATCCCGGCAATGCCGAGGCGATGCACCGCATGGGCTTCATCGCCGGCCGCCGGGGCGACATGGACCGGGCGCTGGACCTGCTGACCCGCTCGGTGGAGCGGGCGCCCGATGCCGACGCGCTGTTCAACCTGGGAACCCTGCACCACCGCGCCCTGCGGACGGAGGAGGCCATCGTCGCCTATCACCGCGCCCTGGCGCTGCGCCCCGATTTTCCCGATGCCGAATATCACCTGAGCGAGGCCCTGCAGGGCGCCGGCCGCCTGGACGAGGCGCTGGCGGCGCTGGACACATTGCTGGGTCGCCACCCCCATTATCCCGCCGGCTGGCGCCAGCATGGCGACATCGAAGCGGATTTGGGCCGGCCCGGCGCGGCGGTGCATTTCTATGAGATGGCGCTGGCGCTGAATCCCGCGGACGACCTGTCGCGGGAGCGGCTGGCGGCGCAGGAGGAGGCCTTCCGCACCCGCAGCGCGGCGATGGCGGCACGGCTGCCGGACGGACGGCACGACCTGCGCGACATCACCATCCTGATCCCGTTCCGCGCCGACAGCGACGACCGCAGGCGCAACCTGCGCTGGATCGTCGGCTTCCTGCTGAAGCATGTCGACGCCACCCTGCTGATCGGCGAGGACAAGGACGGGCCGAGCGACGTGCCGGACGCACTCGGTCCCGAACTGGCCGCCCGCTGCCGCCACCTGCATCTGCGCGGCAACGACACGCCCTTCACCCACAAGGCCCACCTCATCAACCGCATGGCCGAGGCGGCCGACACGCCCATCGTCGCCCTGCACGACACCGACATCGTGGTGGACCCGGTGCAGTATGTGCTGGCGCGCGACGCCGTGCGGCGGGGCGGCGGGCTGGTCTTCCCCTACAACGGGCTGTTCTTCTGGATCATGGGCCGGGAGGTCCTGCGCTTCGGCTACACCCTGTCGGCGGCCCCGCTGAACGCCGTCTGCCCACGCTTTCCGCTGATGCACCGCAATTCCCCCGGCGGCGGCGCCTTCTTCGACCGGGAGCGGCTGCTCGCCAACGGCGGCTACAACGAGGCCTTCCTGTCCTGGGGCTTCGAGGATGACGAGATCGTCGAGCGCTTCCGTCGGCTGGGGCTCGGCGTCGAGCGGGTGCCGGGACCGCTCTACCATCTGGAGCATGCCCGGCCGGCGAACTCGTCGGAGCAGAACCCCTTCTTCGAGGCCAACCGGGCGGAGCTGGAGCGCGTGCGCAACGCGGACGGCGGGGCGCTGCGCGCCGACATCGCCGCCGGGCGGCTGCGCCGGCCGCTGCTGTCGTCGCGCGATCTTCCGCCACCAGTCGCGTCGCCGTTCGACTGA
- a CDS encoding metallophosphoesterase family protein: MLSLARRLWAEAISGAPSAGPFGGRAGPASVPRGMRVYAVGDIHGRLDLLEQMLGQIARDAEQAPNLLKYLVFLGDYVDRGPDSRLVIERLACGLPPAFGAVFLRGNHEDTMLGFLSDLRVAPGWLTYGGDATLESYGIPAPDPDAPTEHLQQAQMMLNSLLPAHHRAFLTGLRCHLTIGDYHFVHAGVRPGVPLDRQEDQDRLWIREAFLASRADHGKVVVHGHTIAPEPELLANRIGIDTGAYATNRLTALVLEGTDRRFLCTV, encoded by the coding sequence GTGTTGAGCTTGGCACGCAGACTGTGGGCGGAGGCCATTTCGGGCGCTCCCTCGGCCGGTCCTTTTGGCGGCCGGGCGGGACCGGCATCGGTGCCGCGCGGCATGCGCGTCTATGCGGTCGGCGACATCCATGGCCGGCTCGACCTGCTCGAGCAGATGCTGGGCCAGATCGCCCGCGATGCCGAACAGGCGCCGAACCTGCTGAAATACCTCGTCTTCCTCGGCGACTATGTCGACCGCGGCCCGGATTCGCGGCTGGTGATCGAACGGCTCGCCTGCGGGCTGCCGCCGGCCTTCGGCGCGGTGTTCCTGCGCGGCAACCACGAGGACACCATGCTGGGCTTCCTGTCGGACCTGCGCGTCGCCCCCGGCTGGCTGACCTATGGCGGCGATGCGACGCTGGAGAGCTACGGCATCCCCGCCCCCGACCCTGATGCGCCGACGGAGCATCTGCAGCAGGCGCAGATGATGCTGAACAGCCTGCTGCCGGCCCATCACCGCGCCTTCCTGACCGGCCTGCGCTGCCATCTGACCATCGGCGACTATCATTTCGTCCATGCCGGCGTCCGCCCCGGCGTCCCGCTCGACCGGCAGGAGGACCAGGACCGGCTGTGGATCCGCGAGGCTTTCCTGGCCTCACGCGCCGATCATGGCAAGGTGGTCGTCCATGGCCACACCATCGCGCCGGAGCCTGAACTGCTGGCCAACCGCATCGGCATCGACACCGGCGCCTACGCCACCAACCGCCTGACCGCCCTGGTGCTGGAGGGGACGGACCGGCGGTTCCTGTGCACGGTGTGA
- a CDS encoding carboxymuconolactone decarboxylase family protein, protein MDRQADRQAVYQEITDIFGLVPSFFKELPDTTIEAEWRLFKAVQVDDGPIPQKYRELIGLGIAAVMKCRYCAFYHTALAKLFGATQDEIEAAVHYAKSSAGWSAYLNGMQVDYDTFTREVDQACDHVRSQMSQQQRAA, encoded by the coding sequence ATGGATCGCCAAGCGGATCGCCAAGCCGTATACCAGGAGATCACCGACATCTTCGGGCTGGTTCCATCCTTCTTCAAGGAACTGCCCGACACCACCATCGAAGCCGAATGGCGCCTGTTCAAGGCCGTGCAGGTCGATGACGGGCCGATCCCACAGAAGTACCGCGAACTGATCGGTCTGGGGATTGCCGCCGTCATGAAGTGCCGGTATTGCGCCTTCTATCATACGGCGCTCGCCAAACTGTTCGGCGCAACGCAGGATGAGATCGAGGCCGCCGTTCATTACGCGAAGTCCAGCGCGGGCTGGAGCGCCTACCTGAATGGCATGCAGGTGGATTACGACACCTTCACACGGGAGGTCGATCAGGCCTGCGACCATGTGCGGAGCCAGATGTCGCAACAGCAGCGCGCCGCCTGA
- a CDS encoding polyprenyl synthetase family protein: protein MAVVTNFEPKRRKSTPLDDLTALVAEDLSAVNQIILDRMQSSVEMIPQLAGYLIAAGGKRLRPVLTLAAANMCGYQGEHHRLLAAVVEFIHSATLLHDDVVDESDLRRGMASANAVFGNKASVLVGDFLFSRAFEMMVEVQSLDVLRILSGASAIIAEGEVLQLRTTNDTETSEQAYLEVIKGKTAELFAAACRVGAVVANRPQAEELALYDYGMNLGIAFQLVDDVLDYSALQAKLGKTVGDDFREGKITLPVVLAFRRGNDEERAFWRRVMEDLDQKDGDLERAQALMARHNALKDTVERARHYGSIARDSLGLFADGPIKQALLEVIDFVIDRDF from the coding sequence TTGGCGGTCGTTACCAACTTCGAGCCGAAACGGCGCAAGTCTACCCCGCTCGACGACCTGACCGCTTTGGTGGCCGAGGACCTCAGCGCCGTCAACCAGATCATCCTCGACCGTATGCAGTCGTCGGTCGAGATGATTCCGCAGCTGGCCGGCTATCTGATCGCGGCCGGCGGCAAGCGCCTGCGCCCGGTGCTGACGCTCGCCGCCGCCAACATGTGCGGCTATCAGGGGGAGCATCACCGGCTGCTGGCCGCGGTGGTGGAGTTCATCCACAGCGCGACCCTGCTGCACGACGACGTGGTCGACGAAAGCGACCTGCGCCGCGGCATGGCCTCGGCCAACGCGGTGTTCGGCAACAAGGCCAGCGTGCTGGTCGGCGACTTCCTGTTCTCCCGCGCCTTCGAGATGATGGTGGAGGTGCAGTCGCTCGACGTGCTGCGCATCCTGTCCGGCGCCTCGGCCATCATCGCCGAGGGCGAGGTGCTGCAGCTGCGCACCACCAACGACACCGAGACCAGCGAGCAGGCCTATCTCGAGGTCATCAAGGGCAAGACGGCCGAGCTGTTCGCCGCCGCCTGCCGCGTCGGCGCCGTCGTCGCCAACCGCCCGCAGGCGGAGGAGTTGGCGCTCTACGATTACGGCATGAATCTCGGCATCGCCTTCCAGCTGGTCGACGACGTGCTGGATTACTCGGCCTTGCAGGCGAAGCTGGGCAAGACGGTCGGCGACGATTTCCGCGAGGGCAAGATCACCCTGCCGGTCGTGCTGGCCTTCCGTCGCGGCAACGACGAGGAACGCGCCTTCTGGCGCCGGGTGATGGAGGATCTCGACCAGAAGGACGGCGACCTGGAGCGTGCCCAGGCGCTGATGGCCCGCCACAACGCCCTGAAGGACACGGTGGAACGGGCGCGCCATTACGGCTCCATCGCCCGCGACAGCCTGGGTCTGTTCGCCGACGGGCCGATCAAGCAGGCCCTGCTGGAAGTCATTGATTTCGTGATCGATCGCGATTTCTGA
- a CDS encoding DUF2007 domain-containing protein yields MTELLRTTDPVRLSWLVALLADAGIEAIVLDSYTSILEGSIGAIPRRLMVGTEDAAQAVRILREAGEA; encoded by the coding sequence ATGACCGAACTGCTGCGCACCACCGACCCCGTCCGCCTGTCCTGGCTGGTCGCCCTGCTGGCCGACGCGGGCATCGAGGCCATCGTGCTGGACAGCTACACCAGCATCCTGGAGGGCTCCATCGGCGCCATTCCCCGGCGGCTGATGGTCGGCACGGAGGACGCCGCACAGGCCGTCCGCATCCTGCGCGAGGCCGGCGAAGCGTGA
- a CDS encoding tRNA1(Val) (adenine(37)-N6)-methyltransferase, with translation MDFLLNGRVKLHQPDGGYRAAIDPVFLAAITAAAAGERVLDVGTGTGAAALCLAVRVPGVAVVGLEQRADACGFARRNAALSGVAERVTVVQGDLMAPPEALGTFGFDRVMMNPPYLKAGAASVPPDDWKAAANVEGAAGLGDWVRFADRMLKPRGTLTMVHRADRIDDILHALRGRFGSLVLVPLWPKPGVEAKRLLLVARKGGKAPARLTAGLTVHKTEGGYSPAAERILRDAEAFTI, from the coding sequence GTGGATTTCCTGCTGAACGGCCGGGTGAAGCTGCACCAGCCGGACGGCGGCTATCGCGCCGCCATCGATCCGGTCTTCCTCGCCGCCATCACCGCCGCCGCCGCCGGCGAGCGGGTGCTGGATGTCGGAACCGGCACCGGGGCTGCGGCACTGTGCCTCGCCGTCCGGGTGCCGGGCGTGGCTGTGGTCGGGCTGGAACAGCGGGCCGACGCCTGCGGCTTCGCCCGCCGCAATGCCGCGCTCAGCGGCGTCGCGGAGCGGGTGACGGTGGTCCAGGGCGACCTGATGGCCCCACCCGAGGCTCTCGGGACCTTCGGATTCGATCGTGTAATGATGAATCCGCCCTACCTGAAGGCCGGTGCCGCCAGTGTCCCGCCTGACGACTGGAAGGCCGCCGCGAATGTGGAAGGCGCGGCAGGGCTGGGCGACTGGGTGCGCTTCGCCGACCGCATGCTGAAGCCGCGCGGCACGCTGACGATGGTCCACCGCGCCGACCGGATCGACGACATCCTGCACGCGCTGCGCGGCCGGTTCGGCAGCCTCGTCCTGGTGCCGCTGTGGCCCAAGCCGGGGGTGGAGGCCAAGCGGCTGCTGCTGGTCGCCCGCAAGGGCGGCAAGGCGCCGGCCCGGCTGACCGCCGGCCTGACCGTGCACAAGACCGAAGGCGGCTACAGCCCGGCGGCGGAGCGGATCTTGAGGGACGCCGAAGCATTCACGATTTAG